The DNA window taatattttaatgtACGGTTCTGTTTTGTCatttatatgaaatttattaattttttaatatgtgtggtttattaaaaatgaataatttaataGAAATAGAGGAAGTATTAATAGTTACTTTAGCTTTATTAACTTTTAAACATAGCTTactgaatttaatttaaataaattatactaaaattagCTTCTTATTTATAGACTATAGTCCTTCTAgaattaagattaattataataggtttaaattattattttttcaaatcaaaatttattaatatgatattcattttcatataatttattCATTCCCTTCTAAAAATTTAACCTTAGTAATTTTACATTAGTATcaataacaataattaatcaaaaaaaattaattaaattctacAAATAAATGATCTGTATATCAACCAGTTAGTTATCATCCAACGGTTGGCAATAATTATGAACTATCATCAGTAGAGAAATGGTTTATTTACGGTTTATCAAAAGCGGTTCATGAATACAGACACACACATCCATTTTAAAGGgttttactattcgccgcccctttTTATTTAACACCGTCCCTACAAAAGACATTTTCGTCCTTCTagcaaaaccaaaaccaaaaaattctttcaactcattcgaacaaatacgtaaaaaGTTGATTAAAATGACGGACAACGATTACAATTCATCGGATAATAATTATCGACGTTCGGAAATAAATTTTTCCGAttttttcgaaaaaaataatattttttttaaattactcgGAGATATCCTAGAGGGACATCCCTCCAAAGGGAGGGACGTCTCCGAGGGACGTCTCTCTATATGGAGGGACATCCATATTGGAAGTCCTCCGGGATTTTTTTCGAgtgattttaagaaaaaaatgtttctttttttaaaaaaaaccggAAAAAATTATTTCTGAACGTCGATAATTATTATCCAACGAATTGTAAACGGAGGGACGtcgataattataaatttttaaacgtaaTTATTTATGTTGTGCAGATTCATTTAGAAAATTTTGGCGGTGACGAAATTAATTACAGCGATCGGTCTTTTTCGGTTACATATTCTGATTCAGCCGTACGAAAAATTATTAAGTCATACTACTAATATTAAGTAAATATTAAATCGATTAAGTttctaaaataactaaaattacaaaaaaaaaaaaattaattttatatttttttttaacaaaaaaacccGGCTGCGACGTTTCCGGTCGCAGTCGGAAACAGTCCCTTGAAGGGGACAGTCACGTAGAATATGGTTTTAGTTTGAATGGATTGAgaagttttaattttgtttagaaATAGGAAAAAGGGCAAAAAGGTAAAGTGTGAGGGCGGTGGGTAGTAAAAAGGGGCGGTACTTAGCAATCCAGATTTTAAATTAAGACAGGACAAAACCGTAATTAAGAGAAACTCCAAGGGTAAAGATCAAATTCTCAGGCTCAACAAAACCCTGGCCGGTTCTAAAAACCTAATTATCGAATCGCCACTCTCTTCTCAAGTGTCTGCTGCGCGGCAAGGCGAATTTTCTCATCGGAAAAGCAGAATGGAGACACCAAGAACCGTCAAAGACGTCTCTCCTCACGACTTCGTCAAGGCGTACGCCGCTCACCTCAAACGCTCCGGCAAGgtcttttcattttcttattcCCTGCACTTTTTAATTAGAAAAGAATTATCTCTATATCCGCTTCATTTTAGTGTAAATTAGCTGAATATTTGCCTAGCATTGCAATTGATTTGAGATTTTTATTGTGTATTTATTTGATGAATTGGGATAGAATCTGTGTGTTTTATGTGATTTATGTTAGATGTTTTTCTGCTTGTTAGATTGAGCTTCCTACATGGACCGATATAGTGAAGACGGGCACGTTGAAGGAGCTCGCTCCCTATGACCCAGATTGGTACTACATTAGGGCCGGTACGTCTATGTGAAGGCGTAAACTGTTTACCTAGTTTGGTGAAAATTGTGTCTGTGTGATCTAATTGAGTTGCAAGTTTGCAATGCAGCTTCGATGGCAAGGAAAATATACTTGAGGGGCGGTCTTGGTGTTGGCGCGTTCAGGAGGATCTATGGTGGGAGCAAGAGGAATGGAAGTCGCCCGCCTCATTTTGGGAAGAGTAGTGGTTCCATTGCACGCCACATTCTTCAGCAATTGCAGACCATGAACATCCTTGACCTTGATTCTAAAGGGTTAGTAGTGTTTTTCTGTAATTCTCAAATGAGGGTATTGCTAAACAAGTTAGAGTTTTTTTGTAGTTTTCACATGAATTTTCAACTTTGGTAATGTAAAACACGAACTgtctaatttttgtaatttggaGTACCGAGCAATTTTCCGGTCATATGGTGTCCACACCTATTTTATCGGAAAAGTGCCCAATATTCCAAATTGTAAGTAAAGTAGTTCGTGTTTTCAAATACCCAAGTTGAGATTTCGTGAAATTGCAAAACACACTAAAGTTCACAATTCATTTTGCAATAAACTCTTCAAGTATTGCTAATCGTTTTTGTAAATCAGAGCTGATTTATTATGTGTCACTTATTATTGCAATGCAATTGTGAAAATAACAACTTTTTTTCCCTTTGTTAACTCAGTGGGAGAAAAATTACATCTAGTGGCCAGAGGGATCTTGACCAAGTTGCCGGAAGGATTATAGTTGCTGCTGCTTGAGTGATTTTCCGTCTCCGATAATGATGACGAGAACTGGTATTTTGGAATAGAAGCAGACATAGAGAGAAAACTGTTTGTTAAACTATCTTGTTGGTTATTCTGATGTTGTTATGGCTGAGCGTGACTTTTGATATTCATTTGcaaaaggttttgatttttgcCTTCATTTTCCCATCTGTTCTTTCACTTTAATTGGTTACATTCAGGCAGGCATTCAATCTTGGCTTGTTagttttttatagtgtaactgtttctttttaaagttatttttgtATGCAACCCTTTTAAAGACACTTTCTCTTGCTATTGTGAGATGGTTAGTAACTTACTGTGACTGATATTTTATGCAAAATCACGTTGAGTTACTCGGTTGAACCAAAAAATGGTGTTGGGTTCAAACTGAATTGAACTATatcaatttgtttatttttcaaaattatattgaattgaATGTGgtcaatattttctttttgcGCCTTCTCTTGCCATAATCTACAGCTAAAAACTAGTGATACACGATCAGTTTGCAGataataaatctattttttggTCAGTTacttttatgttttataattacttttaaaatatttaatttaattataacataGTGTAATGGCTAAAGTAAAATTACCAGAAGAGTGtaaattttaggcttaatttcttaaaaaccccccaccttgcactttttcttcgtttataccctgaccttgtaaaaacaccatttatacccaattttgagtttttatgtttcatccctacccaaaagcattaaattgtactcttttcatttggaaaagagtttaaaacatgcttttttctatttttaaaaatacaaataaatccttaaacttaaaaaataatcaaatacatccaaataattaattaattttttaattttataaaataataattttttttattattttaaatttttttgtcggacacattttttaaaaaaataaataaaaaattaaaaaattaaaaaaaaatcggaaatattttttaaaaaattaaaaaaattaaaattatttttaattttttgaagaaaatggtatttttgtactattaataacattaatatctaaatagtatataagttaaaaataaaggattgttttaaactctttttcaaatgaaaagagtataatttaatgcttttgggtagagatgaaacataaaaactcaaaattgagtacaaatggtgtttttacaaggtcagggtataaacgaaaaacaaatacaaggtgggttttttttaaggaattaagcctaaattttaCACTAAAAgaattatcaaaacataaaaaGCTGACATAGAGTGTGGATTCAGCAATACAAAACAAACCTTGATTGTGGCTATTATCATGCTATGTCCATGTGACTCTATATGGGATTATGTCAACATTTAGTTTCGTTTGATTcttgaataaaaattattatggagtatattatattagaatacaataactaattttattgttacattttaaattgcatttttattatatattagtaaattttaatatataaatttggtAAATAATGTTGGGTCCCTGATCTGAGTCTCTGATAGATGAATTCTTTTAGGTGAATCTAGTTCACCATGTACTATTCATTAATTGGGTGAAATATGACgttattaaataaaactaatcactcaaaaataatatttaatgataattaaaaaaatcgccAATTGATGCACTATTTAATAATtggttatatttatttaataacaccacattatttaattaggtttatcTAAGTATTTCAACTTAGATAGGGGAAGGGTTCAAGTCTAAGTTCTAGGGCGGATTAGAATTTAAGTGGAGGGTTTAGAATATTAATTgggattttataaaatattcctttttaattaaataattgtatttgtatGTGTTCATTATTCCTCTTGTTATATCATATTTTGTCTCAAAATTCttgtctatttttaataaatgtcaAATGATAatccttaaaattaattttctatgtcattttaatttaaaattcattaataagttaatatttattgctatttatcaaaatatgtaAAATGAAAACTAATGACTATATTAGACAATGTATAgtagaaaaaatagaaaaaggttataaaaatatataacattattgtgtttctaaaaatcattttataacGAACACGTGAACAATAAAACTGGACGGAGGGATAACTTTTTGAAATAGCACTCTTAAAACTAAACTAAtcgcatatatataaaaattacaaaaaaaatatttgcattAAACACGTGATTTATACAACACTTCTAAAGCAACAAAATTTGTGTCTTTTTCTTAGCATATGCTGATAATCCAATGGAAGTTTATAAGCACAAAATAAGATTCGTGCTCAATTCATTTATAGTATGAACAAacacaaatataatttttacgAAGTTGAATGCGAACCCGTTTTAAACAGCTCGGATCATTTACAATCCTATTCATGTGAAGTTCGACCACATACAACTACTTTTCTTGCTTTGTTATGGATTATTAAGCTATTGGTTGTTTCGAATAAATAAAGAGAGAATAATTGCATCAAATTCTCTTTCCATTTTCAGAAAATTCAGATTCGAAGCCAATACCTTTCCCTCTCTTCCCTACGAATTGACATCTTCTAGATTAGGACTGAACGGATAGGTCACaggtggtttggtttggtttggtttcagtTGGGGCCTATTACAAAATTCAGGAGAAAATCTTATGTCGGTATACACGtgtaacaatataaaataccCTGTCAATTATCAACCCACCACCGTGGCAAACCCACTCGGACCGACATCACAGTGGGACCCAAACCTGCCCGCGTGGCCATTATTCAAATCAAGATTCATTAAGAATCTAATCTAAAGAGTCGGCCTAAACACGCCGTTTCCACATTAAACGCTGATTCTCTACACTTTATTCCATTATTTCTATTCTAATTTTgccaatataaaatcaaaagtaaaGCCCATACTTTAATTTTCTGTGaatatcaaaaacaaatctcagatttatttttattttatttcatttcctCAATTTCCCATTATTTTTGTCAGATCACAAACTTTCTCTAGGGTTTTCAGTATCACTCGATCGTAACTTACTCGGTAAGCTAATCAATTATTTAATCAcgttttattaattaatcaacGATTTACTGTAATTTTTGCTTAATTAATCATCTCTCTTACTTCTTTGGCAATCAGTGAGTAATTATGtgcttttaattttgtttacagGTATCGTATTAGCGAGTTCAGTCTTAATTTTGTGGAATTTGGAGCTAATTTTGATACTGAGCTggcattttaggttaaattggtatattaattagtaattactATAGGTTATGTTAGTTAATCTATGTTTTACTTGTGAAACTAGCTTAAATTGGAGTATAATGATTTTGGCGGTCGGTTTTTTTGATTACTTTAGGACTTATAGAATGAGGAAGAAATTGTAAATGTTCTGGAAGAATGGATGATGATAGGGAGATTCAAATGTTGCTTCCAGGTTGGAATTATCCGACGGAGTctaagatttttattttttcgtgTCTTGTTGCTGCTTTAGTTGGGATTTTGACTATTGCTTACACGGCTTTTCAATGGCGAAGGAATATCAATTTAAGTTGGATGAAAGCCATAGCTAGGTCGAAGAAAAATCCCAAGACTAGGCATCATAAGGTTCCTGTGGCTCCACATGATTGGATTCTTGAATCTGCTTCTCGTGGAAAGAATTTGAGCTGTTGTGTGTGTTTTAAGTCTGTGTCTCCTTCACAGACTTATGGACCTATGGTTGCATCAGATAGTTTCATTCACCATTGTAGTATTTGTAGTGCTGCGGCTCACTTGAGCTGCTCTTCAAGTGCGCATAAGGATTGTAAGTGTGCGTCTATGGTTGGATTGGATCATGTGATGCACCAATGGGCTGTTCGTTGGACCGAGATTACAGATCAACCTgacgaaacttcattttgtaGTTACTGTGAAGAGCCATGTAGCGGCTCTTTTCTTAGTGGTTCTCCTATATGGTGTTGCTTGTGGTGTCAACGGCTTGTACATGTCGATTGTCATAGTAGCATGTCGAATGAAATTGGTGATACTTGCGATTTAGGCCCATTTAGAAGGCTGATTCTATCACCACTTCACATCAAGGAACTGAACTCAGCAGGTGGGTTTTTGAGCTCTATCACTCATGGAGCAAATGAGATTGCTTCTACAGTGCGTGCCAGTATTAGGAGTCAGAGCAAGAAGCACAAGCATGTTAATGAATCATCTGTGGACACCGGCAATAGTGGTAGCACTTGTGATACTTCCATGGAAAGCACAGGTGATGCACATCCTACAATAAATGGTTCTCATGGCGTGGAGGACATCTGTAATGGTAGCATGAAAGTGGTTAGTCCACAAAATGGTGGTAATATGGATAGAACTGAGTCAAAGCGCAGTTTTAAAAGAAGTGGATCAGCAAATCAGAAGGATGAGTCTCAGACATTAGGAATGAGACAAAGATATGAAATAATTGATTTGCCTCATGATGCAAGGCCATTGTTAGTCTTCATCAACAAGAAGAGTGGGGCTCAGCGTGGGGATTCCCTCAGGCAGAGGCTGAATTTTCTTTTGAATCCTGTTCAGGTATGTGTGGCACCAAACTGaagtattttaaaagtttttattgCTTTTCCAGGTTTCTAATTCAGTCAACCTCGGCTGTCCAAATAAAGTGCAAAAATTTGGGTAGAATAAGAGTAGGCCAAAGAAAGAGGTGATCAATTGATGCCTTTGGTTTTCCTTTCAATCAAAAGGTTGATTAGCGGAAAAATTTATTTCTACATGTTATGTAAGCATAAAATTCACTTTTATATCTGCACCTGTATATACAGAAGTGTAAACATCTCTTTTAAGCTGTCAACTAGATCCCCTTGCATTTATTAGCTGTTGCTGTTACTTTTAGTTGGTTAGTTCCACTTGTTCAATTTCAGTGCGGTTTTAATAGTGATCAgacgttttatttaaatttcaagaACTTCATGCATGTGTAATACTCTGTTGGTTGAATTTTGAAAGGTAAACTTTGTACTTATTCTTCTTTGTTGTTGCATAATTTCCAATTTGGTGCGTGTCTAAAACAATTCATCTTACAGGTATTTGAATTGAGCTCAACACAGGGACCGGATGCGGGTCTTTACTTTTTCAGAAAGGTTCCCCACTTCAGAATTCTTGTATGTGGGGGCGATGGCACTGTTGGCTGGGTCTTGAATGCCATAGACAAGCAAAACTTTGTTTCTCCTCCACCCGTGGCTATTCTTCCTGCTGGAACTGGCAATGATCTTGCTAGGGTTCTCTCGTGGGGAGGTGGTTTGGGATCAGTTGAGAGACAAGGAGGGCTTTGCACATTGTTACAGCACATAGAGCAGGCTGCAGTAACCATTCTTGATAGGTGGAAGGTAGCTATTGTCAATCATCATGGAAAGCAACTTGCCTCACCCAATTTTATGAACAACTATCTCGGTATGTGATTCCTTACTGTACAGTGTTCTCCATGTAAATgcattatttaattgatattgGATGCTATTAGATGATATTTTTTTTGCGTGTAACGTTGGATATGCGCCTATTGTAAGGTTTGGATTGATGAAATAGGATATAGCTTGGACTAAACCTTACTGGATCCAAGTATCTTCTCTCAAACCTTGCATTAATTATTAACTTTGTGTttcaaatgttatattttagtGGTTTAGGCCTCGTGGTTGTTACAAGATTAGTACCGTCAGATATTTCTGTAAATGTTATTCGGTTGCTTCTGTTATTCCAGAAGTGCAGTAAAACATGATGAATCAGTTTTCTTTGCAGCAGTTGTGTGAGCctgctattttttattttagaacttGAGGTTGGTTTTGGTTAGGTGTACTTTATTTTGCTTATTCTAGAATCAATTTGTGCAGTATGATTACTCACTGTAACAACAAGCATTCTTTACAGGAGTTGGATGTGATGCAAAGGTTGCACTGGAAATCCACAATTTACGGGAAGAAAATCCAGAGAAGTTTTACAACCAGGTAACTGAAATGTTTTGGTAGGATGGAATACTAGCTGGTCTGAGAAATATTTTACATGATTAGGACCACCAAGGATGAAGTCTGAATATCATAGACTATAAATTACtttgttttatcaaaataaaataaaagtgagTGCTAGCTGATAGAAAACGTAAAATTTTCCAATGTAAGGGAATTATGGGACGATTTGTGGTGATATTGGTAGAGTGATTGACATTTCAAATTCCTATGTGTATTAGTGTATAGATGATGTCATATCATAATGCCTTCTTGCTTTGGTTGTTAAGGTGCTCCTAAGCTATGGTACTAATTTATTGCACGTAGTTGACAttctaaaaagtaaaaagattaCAGGGGAAATAGAGTAGAGAGGTGAAAAAGAAAGAACATCAttgtatgttttattttgtagtgAACAAACATGAATCAATTCTGTTATGATCATCTTTACTCAACTAGGTAATCATTATAATGCCTGTTCGTTGCCTTTCTGCTATCATACTACAACTTGCAATTCTGCTTCCCAATTTATGTTGGCTGATATTTGTTAAAATGCAACTGCAGTTTATGAACAAAGTTCTTTATGCAAGAGAAGGTGCTAGGACTATAATGGATAGGACATTTGCAGACTTTCCATGGCAAGTCAGAGTGGAAGTGGATGGTATTGAAATAGAAGTTCCTGAGGTTAGTAGCATTGTCTCCTTAATTATTTGGGTAATGTGATTTGGTCAtttttttacggaaaaaaagGATTCACTCTTTTTTATTGGTAAGCGGAAAAGCAAAGGCTAAATGAGGGAGAACAAAGCATTTAGGaagtattcttttttttttaattcgtaTTCCTAGTTTTTGAAAATATGCTTTTTATCTTTGCAAGATAATGGCTCCATAGCTCCTAGCTATGTCTAGCTTTGGTGATTAATACAATTGGCTGTTATTGCCGTCTTCCTAGAAAGTTTTTTGCAATGAGTTCTTTGACCTGCTTCTGTGTGCGGGATTACTCAATTTTCCTTATGGTTGCTTCAAGCCACAAATTAGACGCAACTCTGTATGTTTATAAATAACTCTTAAGTACCTGATTTGTTGGATAACATATTTTAGTCTCTTAATTTTGTTGAATGCAACATACGTAAATCAAATTAAGCACCTCGGATCTTGCTTGCTGAGTTGGTACTTTAATTAGGTAATGAGATTCTCTGAACTTGGTTTAGACGGACAAAGTTTTCCTTGTTTGTCTGTAAACAGTTAGTCCACATGTTTCCAAAACCTTCTAAAATGTTCAACATTGAGAAGGTCAGCATAGAGAAATGAATGTAGGCTTATGCTCTGGTACTTGGGACTCAAATAGGCATAGGTCCCAGGAGGTTTAGGAGGATACATTAAAGAAGAAATGTATATGTACAGTACAAGTTAAGTAGCATAGAAATGGAAACATAAAATGAGAACTAGACAAAACAGACACCGGAAAATgacattttaaaagtaaaggaCACAAAACGTGAGGAATGTGTGTAAATAATAGAAATATAGCGATTAATGAAcaagttttatttataaaaaatatattttcatacaAACTAGTTACTATACATATAAAAATGGTTAAAGGGCCGAAAAACGAGTAGTGAGGCGTCAGTACGGAGTTGCGTCAGCGGTAGATATAAACTAGGCTAAGGGACAGACTTCATCTCTTCTATTCTCTTTACTTACACCTTACACTTCCGCTGAGTCTAACGAGGCTCGGGTGCGGAGCCTTCCACTGTGGACCGAGACTACGCAAAGGAAGAAGCGCCACTCGCTCTGTAGTCTTGTCATACAAGATAAGCACACCGCCCGCTTGCTGGCCGAGCGAATCTAAGTTCTCTTCCGGTCAACTATCCTCCAGTCAAGTGCAAAAAACACAGTAGAATACCGATCtttgttttggttttcaatttcatcccgacgttgcaattttgtcaatGTTACCCTATTTTGGATTTTGgattttcaatagcaccctgaagcattaaattgaactcttttcatttggataatCTTCAAAATAGACCCatcatatttatcaaataatctaaacattctttaatgttataaattacaCACACAAAAAAACATCTTCtccagaaaataaaaaaaaaattaaaaaaatttaaattgattaaataaatcTCATCCGACTCCGTCACCGCCTACCTCGAACCCGCCGCCTCCACCTCATTCTCGGATCTATAGCCGCTCGTCTTCCTCGTGGAAGACGAGATGCTCGTCTTCCATGAGCAGATCTGCTCGTCTTCCATTGAAGACGAGCTCGCAGTGGAATATatgaaatgatcctttgttttatgtattttaatcCTTATAGTGAtaaaatcatctaatttttcaTGCttcagggtgctattgaaaaccaaaaatccgaaatagggtaaaatcgacaaaattacaacatcggggtggaattgaaaaccaaaataaaGGTCGATAGTTTTTCCGCTTATtagcctataaaaattaatgaaataaatcatttaaatatgCTTAAAACTTAAGCTCATAACAAATAATCTAGGAATTCTATGATTTGGGTTCTAATTTGGTAACACTATTCTTGTCATGTCACGCATGTCCATATTCAGAACAAGCATAtataatatgtaaattaaatgaagcaagaattaatttgttatatgtGCTAAATCTTTGGGGTGTATTACCTTTCATTAGAGAGCTCTCATTAGTCAGTAATATTGTGATGATGTTAGAAATTGATGATTTGTTTTACCTATTCAGGACGCGGAGGGTGTACTTGTTGCAAATATTGGAAGCTACATGGGTGGTGTAGATCTATGGCAAAACGAGGATGAATCCTTAGATAACTTTGATCCACAATCTATGCA is part of the Mercurialis annua linkage group LG3, ddMerAnnu1.2, whole genome shotgun sequence genome and encodes:
- the LOC126675495 gene encoding 40S ribosomal protein S19-3 — its product is METPRTVKDVSPHDFVKAYAAHLKRSGKIELPTWTDIVKTGTLKELAPYDPDWYYIRAASMARKIYLRGGLGVGAFRRIYGGSKRNGSRPPHFGKSSGSIARHILQQLQTMNILDLDSKGGRKITSSGQRDLDQVAGRIIVAAA
- the LOC126673134 gene encoding diacylglycerol kinase 1; this translates as MDDDREIQMLLPGWNYPTESKIFIFSCLVAALVGILTIAYTAFQWRRNINLSWMKAIARSKKNPKTRHHKVPVAPHDWILESASRGKNLSCCVCFKSVSPSQTYGPMVASDSFIHHCSICSAAAHLSCSSSAHKDCKCASMVGLDHVMHQWAVRWTEITDQPDETSFCSYCEEPCSGSFLSGSPIWCCLWCQRLVHVDCHSSMSNEIGDTCDLGPFRRLILSPLHIKELNSAGGFLSSITHGANEIASTVRASIRSQSKKHKHVNESSVDTGNSGSTCDTSMESTGDAHPTINGSHGVEDICNGSMKVVSPQNGGNMDRTESKRSFKRSGSANQKDESQTLGMRQRYEIIDLPHDARPLLVFINKKSGAQRGDSLRQRLNFLLNPVQVFELSSTQGPDAGLYFFRKVPHFRILVCGGDGTVGWVLNAIDKQNFVSPPPVAILPAGTGNDLARVLSWGGGLGSVERQGGLCTLLQHIEQAAVTILDRWKVAIVNHHGKQLASPNFMNNYLGVGCDAKVALEIHNLREENPEKFYNQFMNKVLYAREGARTIMDRTFADFPWQVRVEVDGIEIEVPEDAEGVLVANIGSYMGGVDLWQNEDESLDNFDPQSMHDKLLEVVSISGTWHLGKLQVGLSRARRLAQGQSIKIQLLAPLPVQIDGEPWSQQPCTLVVSHHGQAFMLKRAAEEPLGHAAAIITDVLENAESNHVINASQKRALIQEMAIRLN